A genomic window from Betta splendens chromosome 17, fBetSpl5.4, whole genome shotgun sequence includes:
- the chd8 gene encoding chromodomain-helicase-DNA-binding protein 8 isoform X3, producing MADPIMDLFEDTPLFNLDALPDDTFSQGSSDPVEEALKLALGQVDPPTEPEPTPEIMVDAGLSVPLAAPSLPDAAPIQVPIQQSVPVVTAQTVSVAAASTVAPITVDTVPQIQAQATIPIVSNASGATSSTVLFSSPLSVSNPSVTTTTTPQLTQITHQLTPQQLAAITQQAGGKIVILKGPQGQAQVLQTVSGATGQTGGKVIRVLSGTPLKPGMSILKGGTVLNQASPVKVGTAGVQNLLQSPNGPVKQVLLTSVPQHTQGQQVHVQIPAQAQMSQCQSQVQVQQQAQSPQVQVQPHGQTAQIQIQPQGQAGQMQVQLQPAMQAQGGEAKRITLVLQQGATAASAGQAVTPQQQVTQVQQVQTSPVRQQQQPQAPARLVLGQLPGGKLVLQGSQLAALTQARAAGQTGAQPKVLTIQLQVQQQPNQQGGVKYQLVSGAGNTGSPQVMQISQGQGGQRVAVPLKMLLQSQATSASSAGGTVSVVKVINSSPAGSSSTTTTQSQAIRITKASGEPSSVRRVEILCKQEKANRIVAEAIARAKARGEKNLPRVLNQDELPTTQTSPEMGGTLTVVSSTKKKTSGGGSKKKSPVTGGAINKTTGGADKKIKVKTPAGVTGGTVILGTGNKSKSKTKTNTITLVGAKKRKRNMSSDHSDGELSPASPAPLEDDMIMRRSNRVVKRKKYTEDLDIKITDDEDEQEDVDVTTTAAAVASISGGTAAQLKQELEQDGDGQPSMQFFVENPSEEDAAIVDKVLSMRLTKKEVSPGHYVNNEEFFVKYKNYSYLHCEWATMDQLEKDKRIHQKIKRFKTKHAQMRHIFQEDEEPFNPDYVEVDRILDVSHSVDKDNGEPIIYYLVKWCSLPYEDATWELKEDVDEGKVEEFNKIQNRQPRLKRTPRPAPTSWKKLEETREYKNGNILREYQLEGVNWLLFNWYNRQNCILADEMGLGKTIQSIALLSEVYSAGVQGPFLVIAPLSTITNWEREFSTWTQMNAIVYHGSLASRQMIQQYEMYCKDEKEHLIPGAYKFDALITTFEMILSDCPELREISWRCVIIDEAHRLKNRNCKLLDSLKMLDLEHKVLLTGTPLQNTVEELFSLLHFLEPAQFPSETEFLRDFGDLKTEEQVQKLQAILKPMMLRRLKEDVEKNLAPKQETIIEVELTDIQKKYYRAILERNFSFLSLGANSNSNVPNLLNTMMELRKCCNHPYLINGAEEKIVAELREVYDPLAPDFHLQALIRSAGKLVLLDKLLPRLKAGGHKVLIFSQMVRCLDILEDYLINKRYLYERIDGRVRGNLRQTAIDRFSKPDSDRFVFLLCTRAGGLGINLTAADTCVIFDSDWNPQNDLQAQARCHRIGQSKAVKVYRLITRNSYEREMLDKASLKLGLDRAVLQSMSGNKDSNVNGIQQFSKKEIEDLLRKGAYAAIMDENDEGSRFCEEDIDQILSRRATTITIESEGKGSTFSKASFVASENRNDIALDDPEFWQKWAKKADIDMDSLNQKNTLVIDTPRVRKQTRQYSSLRGEGGDLSDLDSDDEYPPANSRQSRASRRSDRHSGGGYGRTDCFRVEKHLLIYGWGRWRDILTHARCKRRLTERDVETICRVILVFCLLHYRGDENIKSFIWELITPPENGHEPQTLLNHSGLSIPVPRGRKGKRVKAQSTFDIQKVEWIRKYNPDTLLLDDSYRKHLKHQCNKVLLRVRMLYYLKQEVIGDHADSVLKGADIRDIDIWMPEMEQQEFPAGWWDADADRSLLAGVFKHGYEMYTTMRADPCLCFLERAGRPDDKAIDAEQHTGDAELGDDADYDKYSEDPEFKPVSRHKDLFEEPDSMTVDDEISIEDKAAPVVTESSSSQSGVCDWPSSSLLTARLRRLITAYQRSYRQEQLKIEAEAKGDRRRRRCEQASKLKEIARQERQQRWTRREECDFYRVVSTFGVEMMKRNPLLPEGGEPDFDWTRFRTFARLDKKTDESLSRYFLSFVAMCRRVCHLRPGHGEGPSEVSQTVAPITEERASRTLYRISLLRRLRERVLPHPSLEERLLMAPPSSELPAWWSIPEHDRHLMLGAALHGVSRTELSIYADPQFTFSQAREEFIQNQQAPPPQAPPIMPLSQPKTEDMAGVKEEDLDEDAQLFGGEIRAEVQSTPLTHHDGKVQGWSFKRNRVKGGRKAEGGSDSDSDSDSGSSSSERSGSSDDSGESEEEVERAAIKVHDVDEDNSLLSMTPSQDCIPPPDPLRVDWPKDRILINRLESLCTLALTGQWPSGRRYVPEAQLNPSSELAGDKLAYTRMIRKPSSMSAGTVADGEDGEFTVKLLKEEGLKLTFSKQALIPNGSGGESSGRKRHKEQEFLDPDGLDPLERTPRRRDPPIWLKENPDYEVEGDMLELLVNRSKRKRRRRADKALTGSEKVKLINMRTGKKVGAAFCPMLQDLRDYLEENPDHAVAPDWSETVRKSGFLPETFFHRLLTEHSEIPKKSRRRHHHYHHHHHTPESTPENPIVDGVEEETLVSDGAYMMDEEDLETSHHFLTNPDFDVKIEGGDGLSQADYDSSDQGALLDDVIIAQKESSSSGSED from the exons ATGGCGGATCCCATCATGGACCTTTTTGAGGATACACCCCTGTTCAACCTGGATGCCCTACCAGATGACACATTTTCTCAGGGCTCCTCAGATCCTGTGGAGGAGGCCCTGAAATTGGCATTGGGCCAGGTGGACCCACCCACCGAGCCAGAACCCACACCTGAGATCATGGTTGATGCAGGCCTCAGTGTTCCTTTAGCAGCCCCATCTCTTCCTGACGCTGCCCCCATTCAGGTCCCCATACAGCAGTCAGTGCCAGTAGTCACAGCTCAGACTGtttctgtagctgcagcttCCACTGTGGCCCCTATTACTGTTGATACTGTACCTCAGATCCAAGCCCAAGCCACCATACCAATTGTTAGTAACGCCAGTGGGGCGACCAGTAGCACTGTACTTTTTAGTTCACCTCTGAGTGTTTCTAACCCCTCagtcaccaccaccacaacaccTCAGCTCACACAAATAACTCACCAGCTCACTCCACAGCAGTTAGCTGCAATCACACAGCAGGCCGGTGGTAAAATTGTCATTCTCAAAGGACCCCAAGGTCAAGCCCAGGTTCTGCAGACTGTTTCAGGAGCCACCGGTCAAACTGGGGGAAAGGTCATTCGTGTGCTGTCTGGCACTCCTCTCAAACCTGGCATGTCCATACTGAAGGGGGGAACAGTATTGAATCAGGCGAGTCCAGTCAAGGTGGGCACTGCAGGTGTGCAGAATCTGCTACAGTCACCCAATGGACCAGTAAAACAGGTGTTGCTTACATCTGTGCCCCAGCACACGCAAGGCCAGCAGGTTCACGTGCAAATCCCAGCCCAAGCACAGATGTCTCAATGCCAGTCTCAAGTCCAAGTCCAGCAACAGGCACAGTCTCCCCAGGTTCAGGTGCAACCTCATGGCCAGACTGCTCAGATCCAAATACAGCCCCAAGGTCAAGCAGGTcagatgcaggtgcagctccagcCAGCTATGCAGGCTCAG GGTGGTGAAGCAAAGCGCATCACTCTGGTTCTTCAGCAAGGGGCAACTGCTGCATCAGCGGGTCAAGCTGTTactcctcagcagcaggtcacacaAGTCCAGCAAGTTCAAACAAGCCCCGTGAGGCAACAGCAGCAACCACAGGCCCCAGCTAGACTAGTGCTGGGTCAGCTTCCTGGTGGTAAACTTGTGCTGCAGGGAAGCCAGCTAGCTGCTCTGACCCAGGCTCGCGCTGCAGGACAGACTGGAGCTCAACCCAAAGTCCTTACTATTCAACTCCAAGTACAGCAACAGCCAAACCAGCAGGGAGGAGTTAAG TACCAACTAGTTTCAGGAGCAGGAAATACTGGCAGTCCACAAGTGATGCAGATATCCCAAGGACAAGGAGGCCAAAGAGTTGCAGTACCGCTCAAAATGCTTCTGCAGTCACAG GCAACCTCAGCTTCCTCAGCTGGTGGCACAGTCTCAGTGGTGAAGGTCATCAACTCATCACCTGCAGGTTCCTCCAGTACCACCACTACTCAATCGCAGGCTATCCGCATTACTAAGGCCTCTGGCGAGCCTTCCTCTGTTCGACGCGTAGAGATTCTGTGTAAACAAGAGAAGGCAAATCGTATTGTAGCTGAAGCTATAGCCCGGGCTAAAGCACGAGGTGAGAAGAACCTGCCCAGAGTCCTAAATCAGGATGAGCTTCCAACCACACAGACCTCTCCTGAGATGGGAGGTACATTGACTGTGGTGTCATCCACTAAGAAAAAGACCAGTGGTGGAGGCAGCAAGAAGAAGAGTCCTGTTACTGGAGGAGCAATAAACAAAACTACTGGAGGGGCTGACAAAAAGATCAAAGTGAAGACACCAGCTGGAGTAACAGGAGGAACAGTGATACTTGGAACTGGGAACAAGAGCAAaagcaaaactaaaacaaa CACTATTACTCTAGTGggagcaaagaaaagaaaacggaATATGTCTTCAGATCACTCTGATGGGGAGCTGAGCCCTGCCTCTCCCGCTCCTCTTGAGGATGACATGATTATG AGGCGTTCTAATCGTGTGGTGAAAAGGAAGAAGTACACTGAGGACTTGGATATTAAGATAacggatgatgaggatgagcagGAAGATGTAGATGTTACTACAACCGCAGCAGCTGTGGCCTCCATCAGTGGAGGGACTGCAGCACAGCttaaacaggaactggaacaggATGGTGACGGACAGCCTAGCATGCAATTCTTCGTG GAAAACCCAAGTGAGGAAGATGCTGCCATTGTAGATAAAGTTCTGTCTATGCGGTTAACAAAGAAAGAA GTGTCCCCGGGCCATTATGTAAACAATGAGGAATTTTTTGTAAAATACAAAAACTA TTCTTATTTGCATTGTGAGTGGGCAACAATGGATCAGCTGGAGAAGGATAAAAGGATCCATCAAAAGATAAAGAGGTTTAAGACCAAACATGCacaaatgagacacatcttCCAGGAG GATGAGGAGCCTTTCAACCCAGACTATGTTGAGGTGGACAGGATCCTAGATGTGTCTCATAGCGTGGACAAAGACAATGGCGAG CCCATCATCTACTACTTGGTGAAGTGGTGCTCGTTGCCTTATGAAGATGCCACTTGGGAGCTAAAGGAGGACGTGGATGAGGGCAAGGTTGAAGAGTTTAACAAGATCCAAAACCGTCAACCTCGTCTGAAGAGAACA CCTCGACCTGCACCTACTTCATGGAAGAAGTTAGAGGAGACCAGAGAGTACAAAAATGGAAACATACTTCGAGAGTATCAGCTTGAGGGAGTCAACTGGTTGCTCTTCAACTGGTACAACAG GCAGAACTGCATCCTAGCAGATGAGATGGGTCTAGGCAAGACCATACAGTCCATTGCACTGCTGTCAGAGGTGTACTCAGCAGGTGTACAGGGCCCCTTCTTGGTCATTGCCCCCCTCTCCACTATCACCAATTGGGAGAGAGAGTTCTCTACATGGACTCAAATGAATGCTATAGTGTATCATGGCAGCCTGGCTAGCCGACAGATGATCCAGCAGTATGAAATGTACTGCAAGGATGAGAAG GAGCATTTAATCCCGGGTGCATACAAGTTTGATGCCCTCATCACAACATTTGAGATGATCTTGTCTGACTGCCCTGAGCTTAGAGAGATCTCCTGGCGATGTGTGATCATTGATGAGGCTCATCGCCTCAAGAATCGAAACTGCAAGCTGTTGGACAGCTTGAAGATGCTTGATCTG GAGCACAAGGTGTTGTTGACCGGCACACCTCTGCAGAACACCGTAGAGGAACTCTTCAGTCTACTTCATTTCCTGGAACCTGCTCAGTTCCCCTCTGAAACTGAATTTCTCAGAGACTTTGGAGACCTTAAAACAGAAGAACAG GTTCAGAAGTTACAGGCAATTTTGAAGCCCATGATGTTACGTAGGCTAAAAGAAGATGTTGAGAAGAACTTGGCACCCAAACAGGAGACCATCATTGAG GTTGAGCTGACGGACATCCAGAAGAAGTACTACCGAGCCATCCTGGAAAGGAACTTCAGTTTCCTAAGTCTAGGGGCAAATAGTAACAGCAATGTCCCCAACCTGCTGAACACTATGATGGAGTTGCGAAAGTGCTGTAACCACCCCTACCTCATCAATG GTGCAGAGGAGAAGATTGTGGCCGAATTGCGGGAGGTGTATGACCCCCTGGCTCCTGACTTCCATTTGCAAGCTCTTATTCGGTCAGCCGGCAAGCTGGTGCTACTGGATAAGCTGCTGCCACGGCTCAAAGCCGGTGGCCACAAAGTGCTCATCTTCTCTCAGATGGTTCGCTGCTTAGACATTCTCGAGGACTACCTCATCAATAAAAG ATACCTTTATGAGCGAATTGATGGCAGAGTGCGTGGGAACTTGCGACAGACTGCTATTGACCGCTTTAGTAAGCCTGACTCTGACCGCTTCGTCTTCCTGCTGTGTACACGAGCTGGGGGCCTTGGTATTAACCTCACTGCTGCTGACACCTGTGTAatatttgattctgactggAACCCTCAAAATGACTTGCAG GCCCAAGCACGATGCCATCGTATTGGCCAGTCTAAGGCAGTCAAGGTCTACCGTCTGATCACTAGGAACTCTTATGAGAGGGAAATGTTGGATAAAGCAAGTCTAAAGCTTGGCCTGGACCGTGCTGTCCTGCAAAGCATGAGTGGTAACAAAGACAGTAACGTCAATGGG ATCCAGCAATTTTCCAAGAAGGAAATTGAAGACCTGCTGAGGAAGGGAGCCTACGCTGCTATCATGGATGAGAATGATGAGGGTAGTCGGTTTTGTGAGGAGGACATTGACCAGATTCTATCGCGAAGAGCCACCACCATTACTATAGAGAGTGAGGGCAAGGGTTCCACATTCTCAAAAGCCAGCTTTGTTGCTTCTGAGAACCGCAATGACATTGCTCTTGACGACCCTGAATTCTGGCAAAAGTGGGCCAAGAAAGCTGACATAGACATGGACTCTCTTAACCAGAAG AACACCCTTGTGATCGACACTCCCAGAGTACGCAAGCAGACACGTCAGTACTCCAGTTTAcgaggtgaaggtggagaccTGTCCGATCTAGACAGTGATGATGAGTACCCACCTGCCAATTCCAGACAGTCACGTGCCTCCCGGCGCTCCGACCGTCACAGTGGAGGAGGTTATGGTCGTACAGACTGTTTCCGTGTAGAAAAGCACCTCCTTATTTATGG CTGGGGTCGTTGGAGAGATATTCTGACTCATGCAAGATGTAAGCGTCGACTCACTGAACGTGATGTGGAGACAATCTGCCGCGTCATCCTCGTCTTTTGTCTGCTCCATTACCGTGGAGATGAGAACATTAAGAGTTTTATTTGGGAACTCATTACACCTCCGGAGAATGGACATGAACCCCAAACATTACTCAACCACTCTG GCCTGTCAATCCCTGTGCCAAGAGGCAGAAAGGGTAAGAGGGTAAAGGCCCAGAGTACATTTGATATTCAGAAGGTAGAGTGGATCCGCAAGTACAACCCTGATacactgctgctggatgacagCTACCGCAAACATCTCAAACACCAATGCAACAA AGTTTTGCTGAGGGTGCGCATGCTGTACTacctcaaacaggaagtgattggTGATCACGCCGACTCTGTCCTCAAAGGGGCTGATATCAG GGACATTGACATCTGGATGCCCGAGATGGAACAGCAGGAGTTTCCAGCAGGATGGTGGGATGCTGATGCAGACCGGTCACTGCTTGCTGGTGTATTCAAACATG GCTATGAAATGTATACCACTATGCGCGCTGATCCCTGCCTGTGCTTCCTGGAGAGAGCTGGTCGTCCTGATGATAAAGCTAttgatgcagagcagcacacCGGTGATGCTGAGCTGGGTGACGA TGCTGACTATGACAAGTATTCAGAGGACCCAGAGTTCAAACCTGTATCGAGGCACAAGGATCTTTTTGAAGAG CCTGACTCGATGACTGTCGATGATGAGATTTCTATTGAAGATAAGGCTGCACCAGTGGTCACAGAAAGCTCATCAAGCCAAAGCGGTGTATGTGACTGGCCTTCTAGCTCATTACTTACTGCACGGTTGCGACGGCTAATTACAGCTTACCAGCGAAGCTACAGACAAGAGCAACTGAAGATCGAAGCTGAGGCAAAAGGTGACCGCAGGCGCAGGCGGTGCGAACAGGCCAGCAAACTGAAGGAGATTGCGCGGCAGGAGCGCCAGCAGAG GTGGACACGCAGAGAGGAGTGTGACTTCTACCGTGTAGTATCAACGTTTGGTGTGGAAATGATGAAAAGAAACCCACTTCTTCCTGAGGGTGGAGAGCCTGATTTTGACTGGACCCGCTTCCGTACTTTTGCTCGTTTGGATAAAAAAACTGATGAGAGCCTCAGTCGATACTTCCTGTCTTTTGTTGCAATGTGTCGAAGGGTATGCCACCTTCGACCAGGTCATGGTGAAG GTCCATCAGAGGTTTCACAGACTGTGGCCCCCATCACAGAGGAGCGTGCTTCCCGCACCCTTTACCGTATTAGCCTCCTGCGTCGTCTCCGTGAGCGAGTGCTGCCCCATCCCTCCCTTGAAGAACGTCTGCTAATGGCCCCACCCAGCTCTGAGCTTCCTGCTTGGTGGAGTATTCCAGAACATGATCGCCATCTGATGCTTGGTGCTGCCCTGCATGGTGTCAGCCGCACTGAGCTCTCTATTTATGCAGACCCACAGTTTACCTTTAGTCAGGCACGTGAAGAGTTCATCCAGAACCAGCAGGCCCCTCCACCTCAAGCCCCACCCATCATGCCACTCAGCCAACCTAAAACTGAGGATATGGCTGGAGTAAAGGAGGAAGATCTTGATGAGGATGCTCAGCTGTTTGGTGGTGAAATCAGAGCTGAAGTGCAGAGTACCCCTTTAACTCACCATGATGGCAAAGTGCAAGGCTGGAGCTTTAAGAGAAATAGAgtgaaaggagggaggaaggcagAAGGAGGGTCTGActcagattcagattcagattcaggGTCTTCGTCCTCCGAGCGATCAGGCAGCAGTGATGACAGCGGTGAGAGTGAGGAAGAGGTGGAAAGAG CAGCCATAAAGGTGCATGATGTGGATGAAGATAATAGTTTACTTTCAATGACTCCATCTCAGGATTGTATTCCACCTCCTGATCCTCTCCGAGTTGACTGGCCCAAG GACCGGATATTGATAAATCGTTTGGAGAGCTTGTGTACGCTTGCATTGACGGGGCAGTGGCCCTCAGGGCGGCGCTACGTGCCTGAGGCTCAGCTCAACCCTAGCTCCGAGTTGGCAGGAGACAAGCTGGCCTACACAAGGATGATCCGTAAACCCAGCAGCATGTCTGCTGGCACCGTAGCAGATGGCGAGGATGGAGAGTTTACTGTCAAACTCCTCAAG GAGGAAGGGCTAAAGCTGACTTTCTCAAAGCAAGCTCTGATACCCAATGGGTCAGGGGGAGAGAGCAGTGGCCGCAAGAGACATAAGGAACAAGAG TTTTTGGACCCAGATGGACTTGATCCTCTGGAGCGTACTCCTAGGCGCAGGGACCCTCCCATCTGGCTAAAAGAAAACCCAGATTATGAGGTTGAGGGAGACATGCTAGAG CTTCTTGTAAACCGGagcaagaggaagaggaggaggcgagcaGATAAAGCTCTGACAGGCAGCGAGAAGGTGAAGCTCATCAACATGAGGACTGGAAAAAAG GTCGGAGCTGCCTTTTGTCCAATGCTGCAAGATTTGAGGGATTATTTGGAGGAGAATCCTGATCATGCTGTAGCACCTGACTGGTCTGAAACTGTTCGTAAATCC GGCTTCCTCCCCGAGACCTTCTTCCACCGACTACTAACTGAGCACTCTGAGATCCCCAAGAAAAGTCGACGACGCCATCatcactaccaccaccaccaccacactccTGAGTCCACCCCTGAAAATCCCATCGTGGATGGAGTTGAAGAAGAGACTCTGGTCTCAGACGGAGCATACATGATGGATGAGGAGGACCTGGAAACCTCTCATCACTTCCTCACAAATCCAGACTTTGACGTTAAAATAGAAGGTGGTGACGGTCTTTCCCAAGCTGACTACGACAGCTCGGATCAAGGGGCACTATTGGACGATGTCATCATAGCTCAGAAGGAGTCTTCATCATCAGGCTCAGAGGACTGA